In one Rutidosis leptorrhynchoides isolate AG116_Rl617_1_P2 chromosome 8, CSIRO_AGI_Rlap_v1, whole genome shotgun sequence genomic region, the following are encoded:
- the LOC139861954 gene encoding membrane steroid-binding protein 2-like: protein MAVELFETLKETITAYTGLSPTTFFTLVALGLTLYYALTGLFGGSDQHVQPRSAGSFEEMEPLPPPVQLGEVTAEELKEYDGKDPKKPLLMAIKGQIYDVSQSRMFYGPGGPYALFAGKDASRALAKMSFEEKDLTGDISGLGMFELDALNDWEYKFMGKYAKVGTIKTEEATPEPSSADQPAESSAAQPAESESAAEPIAEPAAVVDHASEEKSTTSEVNKEE, encoded by the exons ATGGCAGTAGAATTATTTGAGACTCTAAAAGAAACAATAACCGCATATACCGGACTATCTCCAACCACGTTTTTCACACTAGTTGCTTTAGGTTTGACTCTTTATTATGCTCTAACCGGTTTGTTCGGTGGGTCTGACCAACATGTGCAACCAAGGTCAGCCGGTTCGTTCGAAGAGATGGAACCACTCCCGCCGCCGGTTCAACTCGGCGAAGTTACGGCCGAAGAGCTGAAAGAGTACGATGGTAAAGACCCTAAGAAGCCTCTTCTTATGGCCATCAAAGGTCAGATCTATGACGTCTCACAAAGCAG GATGTTTTACGGGCCAGGTGGTCCATATGCGTTGTTCGCAGGGAAAGATGCTAGTCGAGCTCTTGCAAAGATGTCGTTTGAAGAGAAGGATTTGACCGGTGACATCAGCGGCCTTGGTATGTTTGAACTCGACGCCTTAAATGATTGGGAATACAAGTTCATGGGTAAGTATGCTAAGGTTGGAACCATCAAAACTGAGGAAGCCACACCTGAACCGTCAAGTGCTGATCAACCAGCCGAGTCTAGTGCAGCCCAACCCGCAGAGAGCGAGTCCGCTGCAGAACCAATTGCTGAGCCGGCAGCAGTTGTTGATCATGCATCAGAAGAAAAGTCAACTACAAGTGAAGTTAATAAAGAAGAATGA